A part of Paenibacillus sp. 481 genomic DNA contains:
- a CDS encoding fibronectin type III domain-containing protein: MLERKKKKTKKAVVALMLTVLMLLALPITSAWATQATYVSQDGSLILVKDQRGDYIVNGSQISSGQQMSWSRAFSNSWRGGSISRSQTVSFIGDRSYVSKVEFGEYTSPHAGQIKNAVRLKVEEVHYMYNERSYSQSGMEVGQWQSSTTDVTGQSTPRHTNYSDPAAYFIVNADTGSVVDFDSELNYYYGNDIEGRKGIFTPALNEIKPVDTAPPVVEEPALFDTKIQLKWSLVPFAESYDIDVNGSVENSISRSRMISGLQPNTEYQVKIRAKNRLGEGTWSKVNTYKTKMLTPTVQGSSTTNSVSLNWNAVPDAQSYEVDANGTIVNIGNATTYTADSLPTNTNFTYKVKAKGVDNESNWTNPIVISTFFPKVTGVTSTPLFNTVDFKWDALKGASAYDIEVDGVVKSSPTTNQYKLTGLTPNQELSIRVKAKSGKIDGEWSDPIKVKTLLATPVAKTTSASSEITVAWADIVGATSYEIEADGVVQTVNGPSYTHTGLTPASTHKYKVRAKNDTNESTWSTVITANTVPAGTGTVTGKATSNSVVLNWTAVPGATKYEVERNGVVVQTVTGVTTTQSGLQPNTDYTIRVRANNTGGVGEWSAPIKVKTLLVTPVATATSTSTDVTVTWPAIADAASYEIDADGVVHVVNDTSYMHTGLVPASSHTYKVRAKTDSNASDWSKPVTRFTVPTVVTNVTAGATTFNTISVSWPAVTGATSGYDIEYNGKLIGSSAVTYVLRSLTPDTDYTIRVRAKNAGGTGEWSTPITAKTQLPTPVAKAAATSPNEVALTWAEVPGATSYDVDADGIVHHVKGASYSHIGLIPSSAHTYKVRAKSDTNEGAWSAAITAHSLPAAAEQAKGTATSTTIVLSWPAVPGTTRYEVERDGVLAATVSTPASTLSSLQPNMDYVIRVRAKNTGGNGEWSQPITVKTLLATPVATATSTSTEVTITWPAVTGATSYEVEADGSVQIVNGPSYTHTGLTPASSHTYKVRAKSDNNVSDWSKPVTRFTVPAAVTNVAAGLLTFNSVNLTWVAAPSATSGYEVEYNGKTIAASTTPYVLRSLTPDADYTIRVRAKNAGGAGEWSEPIMAKTQLTTPVPKATSTIPNEITLAWAEIPGATSYEVEVDGVIQTVNSASYTHTGLAPASAHKYKVRAKSTVNEGAWSTLITAHSVPTGTGVVTGKATSNSIVLTWTAVPGATKYEIERNGAIAQSATGVTATLGSLTPNKDYTIRVRANNTGGFGEWSQPITVKTLLTTPVTTVKSTSTEVTVTWVAIADATAYEVEADGVVHVVNSPSYTHANLAPASSHMYKVRAKNDNNVSDWSKPITHFTVPETVATAVAGAVTFNSVHLTWNAVPGATGYDVEFNGKLVSPSKSPYLLGSLAPNTDYTIRVRSKNTGGVGEWSAPIMVKTQLPTPTAKAVSTSTSEITVTWAAIPGATSYEIDVDGVIQAAAGNSYTHTGLTPASAHTYKVRAKNDSNEGAWSAAITTHTLPSVTGQVTGTATSNTIALSWPAVPGAARYEVERDGAVVSTVTTVSTTVSSLQPNKDYTIRVRAKNTSGNGEWSAPVTIKTLLPTPVATAVSKTSNEITVTWPAIVGATSYEVEADGVVQVVMGNSYTHTDLNPASSHTYKVRAKSDNNVSDWSKPVTRITVPGVVTNVAGIATLNSINVTWTAVAGAASYEMEYSGKVVKTSSATYNLKGLVANTDYTIRVRAINASGIGEWSTPLIIATVLLPQGPAIDSITPDATFISENVTAAINGKNFASGVKVLFGDVQVASTFVSANQINITMSAWNKEEAVDVTVINPTNQKSTLAKGFKFKLGPAPTITEMTPNTGLLEGGNLVSIRGSNFSIASKVYVNGIEASTTFTSAGELQVRIPATTMPGAADIKVVNGNGQEAHLMAAYTYIADPPKPALVITEVTPNKGPLAGGNIIVIKGMNFNDTSKVSFNGVDVPTTYVDPTQLEVSVPVGTVAGPVEVRVTNGDGQVSILMHGYEYEQPVLPVPAMINMEPEKVELPKSIEENSVEPSTPTEVKSVEPTTLTEVNSVDPSAPFDVKVEPVVADII, from the coding sequence ATGCTAGAAAGAAAAAAGAAAAAGACAAAAAAAGCAGTCGTGGCATTAATGCTTACGGTTTTAATGTTATTAGCGTTACCGATAACATCTGCTTGGGCCACACAGGCTACATACGTTAGCCAAGATGGAAGTTTGATCCTAGTGAAAGATCAACGCGGGGATTACATCGTAAACGGAAGTCAAATTTCGTCTGGGCAACAGATGTCATGGTCTAGGGCGTTCTCAAATAGCTGGAGAGGCGGTTCGATTTCTCGTTCCCAGACGGTGTCCTTTATTGGCGACAGAAGTTACGTTTCAAAAGTGGAGTTTGGCGAATATACATCTCCACATGCAGGTCAAATTAAAAATGCGGTTCGTTTAAAAGTAGAAGAAGTTCATTACATGTACAATGAACGTAGCTACTCTCAGTCCGGAATGGAAGTTGGACAATGGCAATCCAGTACTACTGATGTGACAGGGCAATCTACACCTAGACACACGAATTATTCAGACCCTGCTGCTTATTTCATTGTCAATGCAGATACAGGTAGTGTAGTTGATTTTGACTCTGAACTCAATTACTACTATGGCAATGATATTGAAGGTAGAAAAGGAATATTTACACCTGCGCTTAACGAAATTAAGCCTGTTGATACTGCCCCTCCAGTTGTAGAGGAGCCTGCCTTGTTTGATACAAAGATTCAATTGAAATGGTCTCTAGTGCCGTTTGCTGAGTCTTATGATATCGATGTAAACGGAAGCGTAGAGAACTCTATTTCACGTTCTCGTATGATTTCTGGTTTACAGCCTAACACAGAGTATCAAGTGAAAATTCGTGCTAAAAACAGATTAGGCGAAGGTACATGGAGCAAAGTCAACACATACAAGACTAAAATGCTTACTCCTACTGTGCAAGGATCCAGTACAACGAATTCGGTTTCGCTAAACTGGAATGCAGTTCCTGATGCACAAAGCTATGAAGTGGATGCAAACGGTACGATCGTAAATATAGGTAACGCTACTACCTATACAGCTGATAGTTTACCAACGAACACCAACTTTACATATAAAGTAAAAGCAAAAGGTGTGGACAACGAAAGTAATTGGACAAATCCTATTGTAATTTCTACGTTTTTCCCGAAAGTTACAGGTGTGACATCGACACCACTATTCAATACCGTAGATTTTAAATGGGATGCTTTGAAAGGTGCTTCTGCCTATGATATTGAGGTAGATGGTGTTGTTAAATCTTCTCCAACTACGAATCAGTATAAATTGACAGGATTAACACCAAATCAAGAGCTCTCCATTAGAGTGAAAGCTAAAAGTGGAAAAATAGATGGAGAATGGTCTGACCCGATTAAGGTCAAGACACTATTGGCAACACCTGTTGCTAAAACAACATCAGCAAGCAGTGAAATTACAGTAGCTTGGGCTGATATTGTAGGTGCTACATCTTATGAAATCGAGGCAGATGGTGTTGTTCAGACTGTAAATGGCCCGAGCTACACGCATACAGGCCTGACTCCAGCAAGCACACATAAGTACAAAGTGCGTGCAAAGAATGATACGAATGAGAGTACATGGAGCACCGTGATTACAGCTAACACTGTACCTGCAGGAACTGGAACGGTTACAGGGAAGGCAACAAGCAATTCGGTTGTACTGAATTGGACAGCGGTTCCAGGAGCAACGAAGTATGAAGTTGAGCGTAACGGAGTAGTTGTACAGACTGTAACGGGTGTTACAACTACACAAAGTGGGCTTCAGCCGAACACGGATTATACCATTCGTGTGCGTGCCAATAACACAGGCGGCGTAGGTGAGTGGAGCGCACCGATTAAGGTGAAGACGCTACTTGTGACTCCAGTAGCGACAGCTACTTCCACAAGTACAGATGTAACAGTGACATGGCCAGCTATTGCTGACGCAGCATCGTATGAAATCGATGCGGATGGTGTAGTACATGTCGTTAACGATACAAGCTATATGCATACGGGCTTAGTGCCAGCTAGTTCCCATACGTACAAAGTACGTGCAAAGACTGATAGCAACGCAAGTGACTGGAGCAAGCCAGTTACTCGTTTCACAGTACCGACAGTCGTTACAAATGTGACGGCAGGAGCGACGACATTTAATACCATTAGTGTATCTTGGCCAGCTGTTACGGGAGCAACGTCTGGATATGATATCGAGTACAATGGGAAATTGATTGGTTCGAGCGCTGTGACGTATGTACTGCGCAGCTTAACGCCGGATACGGATTACACGATTCGCGTGCGTGCGAAAAATGCAGGTGGAACAGGTGAGTGGAGCACGCCGATTACGGCTAAGACACAATTACCGACGCCAGTTGCTAAAGCGGCAGCTACTTCACCGAATGAAGTAGCGTTAACGTGGGCGGAAGTTCCAGGCGCAACATCATACGATGTTGATGCAGATGGTATCGTCCATCATGTTAAAGGAGCGAGCTATTCGCATATAGGTTTGATACCTTCAAGTGCACACACATATAAAGTGCGTGCAAAAAGCGATACCAACGAAGGCGCATGGAGCGCTGCGATTACAGCACACTCATTGCCGGCAGCAGCGGAGCAAGCCAAAGGCACAGCAACAAGTACGACCATCGTGCTGAGCTGGCCAGCAGTGCCAGGCACGACAAGATATGAAGTCGAGCGCGACGGAGTACTTGCTGCGACTGTATCTACTCCAGCTTCGACGTTAAGCAGCTTGCAGCCGAACATGGACTACGTGATTCGAGTACGTGCTAAAAATACAGGTGGCAACGGAGAATGGAGTCAGCCAATCACGGTAAAAACGTTACTGGCAACCCCAGTTGCAACGGCTACTTCTACGAGTACAGAAGTTACAATAACGTGGCCTGCGGTAACAGGTGCAACATCTTATGAAGTTGAAGCGGATGGCTCCGTACAGATTGTAAATGGTCCGAGCTATACGCATACAGGATTAACACCAGCAAGCTCACATACGTACAAAGTACGTGCGAAGAGCGATAATAACGTAAGTGATTGGAGTAAACCTGTAACTCGTTTCACTGTACCAGCAGCTGTTACAAATGTTGCGGCAGGGCTATTGACGTTTAATAGCGTTAACTTGACTTGGGTAGCAGCTCCAAGTGCAACATCGGGATATGAAGTCGAGTACAACGGAAAGACAATTGCAGCGAGCACAACACCTTATGTGCTGCGCAGTTTAACCCCAGATGCAGACTACACAATCCGCGTCCGTGCAAAAAATGCAGGTGGTGCAGGTGAATGGAGTGAGCCAATTATGGCTAAAACTCAACTCACAACACCAGTACCAAAAGCGACATCTACAATTCCTAACGAAATTACACTAGCTTGGGCAGAAATACCAGGAGCAACATCGTATGAAGTTGAAGTCGATGGCGTGATCCAAACGGTAAATAGTGCGAGCTATACGCACACAGGCCTAGCGCCAGCAAGCGCACATAAGTACAAGGTGCGCGCGAAGTCCACGGTGAATGAAGGTGCGTGGAGCACATTAATTACAGCTCATTCTGTACCTACTGGAACAGGAGTCGTGACAGGAAAAGCAACAAGCAACAGCATCGTTCTAACTTGGACAGCGGTTCCTGGGGCAACTAAATACGAGATTGAACGCAATGGAGCAATTGCACAGTCTGCAACGGGAGTGACAGCTACATTAGGCAGCCTAACACCGAATAAAGACTACACAATTCGTGTACGTGCAAATAATACAGGCGGCTTCGGAGAATGGAGTCAGCCGATTACAGTTAAGACATTGCTGACTACGCCAGTTACTACAGTTAAATCAACAAGTACGGAAGTAACTGTGACATGGGTAGCAATTGCTGATGCAACAGCTTATGAAGTTGAGGCGGATGGAGTCGTTCATGTTGTAAACAGCCCATCTTATACCCATGCAAACTTAGCGCCAGCAAGTTCTCATATGTACAAGGTACGTGCTAAGAATGATAATAATGTAAGTGACTGGAGCAAGCCGATTACACATTTCACAGTGCCTGAAACAGTTGCAACTGCTGTAGCAGGAGCTGTAACGTTTAACAGTGTTCATTTAACGTGGAATGCTGTACCAGGCGCAACAGGTTACGACGTTGAGTTCAACGGAAAATTGGTAAGCCCAAGCAAATCTCCATACCTACTTGGCAGCTTAGCACCGAATACGGATTATACGATTCGTGTTCGTTCCAAGAATACAGGTGGAGTAGGTGAATGGAGTGCACCGATTATGGTGAAGACACAATTGCCTACACCAACAGCTAAAGCGGTATCTACATCAACTTCCGAAATCACAGTGACGTGGGCAGCAATTCCTGGGGCCACTTCATACGAAATCGATGTGGATGGAGTCATACAGGCGGCAGCAGGAAACAGCTATACGCACACAGGATTGACTCCTGCGAGTGCACATACATACAAAGTGCGTGCAAAGAATGATTCCAATGAAGGTGCGTGGAGTGCAGCAATTACGACTCACACGTTGCCATCAGTAACAGGACAAGTAACAGGAACTGCTACAAGTAATACAATTGCCTTGAGCTGGCCAGCTGTTCCAGGAGCTGCTCGCTATGAAGTTGAGCGTGATGGAGCGGTAGTGTCAACTGTAACTACTGTATCGACAACAGTAAGTAGCTTGCAGCCGAACAAAGACTACACCATTCGTGTCCGTGCGAAAAATACAAGTGGCAACGGTGAATGGAGTGCACCAGTAACTATAAAAACGCTTCTCCCAACACCAGTAGCAACTGCTGTATCAAAAACGAGCAATGAGATCACGGTGACATGGCCGGCAATTGTCGGCGCAACATCGTACGAAGTTGAAGCGGATGGTGTTGTCCAAGTTGTTATGGGTAACAGCTATACGCATACAGACTTGAATCCAGCAAGCTCCCATACGTACAAAGTACGTGCAAAGAGTGATAACAATGTAAGTGACTGGAGTAAGCCGGTAACGCGTATTACTGTACCAGGTGTAGTTACAAATGTAGCGGGTATTGCAACACTAAATAGCATCAATGTAACTTGGACGGCAGTAGCCGGAGCTGCAAGTTATGAAATGGAGTATAGCGGTAAAGTAGTTAAAACAAGTAGCGCAACTTACAACTTAAAAGGCTTAGTAGCTAATACGGACTATACCATTCGTGTACGCGCAATTAATGCATCTGGAATTGGAGAGTGGAGCACCCCACTTATTATTGCTACCGTATTGCTGCCACAAGGGCCTGCAATAGATTCTATTACACCAGATGCAACATTCATTTCTGAAAATGTTACAGCTGCGATTAATGGTAAGAATTTTGCAAGCGGTGTGAAAGTGCTATTTGGAGACGTTCAGGTTGCCTCAACATTTGTGAGTGCAAACCAAATTAACATCACAATGTCTGCTTGGAACAAGGAAGAAGCTGTAGACGTTACAGTTATTAACCCAACTAATCAAAAGAGCACATTAGCAAAAGGATTTAAATTCAAGTTAGGACCTGCACCGACTATTACAGAAATGACGCCGAACACGGGACTGTTGGAAGGTGGTAATCTCGTGTCCATTAGGGGCTCGAACTTTAGCATCGCGTCAAAAGTGTATGTAAACGGAATTGAAGCATCAACGACGTTCACTTCAGCAGGAGAACTGCAAGTGCGTATTCCAGCTACGACTATGCCAGGAGCGGCAGATATTAAAGTCGTAAACGGAAATGGACAAGAAGCTCATCTAATGGCTGCATACACTTACATTGCAGATCCACCGAAGCCAGCGCTAGTAATTACGGAGGTAACTCCAAACAAAGGACCTCTGGCGGGCGGCAACATCATTGTTATTAAAGGTATGAACTTTAATGACACGTCCAAAGTGAGTTTTAACGGAGTAGATGTTCCTACCACTTATGTGGACCCTACTCAACTGGAAGTGAGTGTTCCTGTAGGAACAGTAGCTGGTCCAGTTGAAGTGAGAGTAACGAATGGTGACGGGCAAGTATCCATCCTTATGCATGGATACGAATACGAACAACCAGTATTACCAGTTCCAGCTATGATTAATATGGAGCCTGAAAAGGTGGAGTTACCTAAATCAATTGAAGAAAACAGTGTTGAGCCATCTACACCAACTGAAGTAAAAAGTGTTGAGCCAACTACACTAACTGAAGTCAATAGTGTAGATCCATCTGCACCTTTTGATGTGAAAGTAGAACCTGTAGTAGCAGATATTATTTAA
- a CDS encoding zinc-binding alcohol dehydrogenase family protein — protein MKAVGLHRYLPISDEDSLLDVEVAKPTPNGHDILVQVKAISVNPVDTKVRKPKDTVEQEPKILGWDVAGIVEQVGPGVTLFKSGDEVYYAGSITRAGGNSEYHLVDERIVGKKPASLDFAQAAALPLTAITAWESLYDRLGISGHQDLNQQKTILMIGAAGGVGSIATQFAHLAGLTVIGTASRPESVEWVKQQGAAHVINHFEPFMPQLRLLGFESVDYILCLSHTDLHWANMVDAIAPQGKICSIVDSPVPLDLSQLKNKSATFVWEFMFTRPMYNTLDMIEQHKLLNAVADLVDAGKVKTTVTERLTPINASNLRLAHAKLEIGRTIGKIVLEHFE, from the coding sequence ATGAAAGCGGTAGGATTGCATCGTTACTTGCCTATTTCAGATGAGGATAGCTTGCTGGATGTAGAAGTGGCAAAGCCGACACCTAACGGACACGATATTTTAGTTCAAGTGAAAGCGATTTCGGTTAATCCAGTCGATACAAAAGTCCGGAAGCCGAAGGACACGGTTGAACAAGAACCGAAAATATTAGGCTGGGATGTAGCCGGAATTGTGGAACAGGTTGGACCGGGAGTGACGTTGTTCAAGTCTGGTGATGAGGTGTATTACGCGGGGAGCATTACTCGAGCGGGTGGCAATAGTGAATATCATTTAGTAGACGAGCGTATTGTCGGAAAAAAACCTGCATCGTTGGACTTTGCCCAAGCAGCGGCGCTTCCACTGACAGCGATAACAGCTTGGGAGTCGTTGTATGACCGCCTCGGTATATCAGGTCATCAGGATCTTAATCAGCAAAAAACGATATTAATGATCGGTGCGGCAGGTGGAGTAGGCTCCATTGCTACGCAGTTCGCTCATCTTGCTGGCCTGACGGTGATTGGAACGGCTTCGCGTCCGGAATCGGTAGAGTGGGTTAAACAGCAGGGCGCTGCTCATGTTATTAATCATTTTGAACCCTTTATGCCGCAATTACGTCTGCTTGGCTTCGAGTCTGTCGATTATATTTTGTGCTTAAGCCATACCGATCTCCATTGGGCAAACATGGTGGATGCTATCGCGCCACAAGGGAAAATTTGCTCGATTGTCGATTCGCCTGTACCGCTTGATCTATCACAGCTCAAAAACAAAAGTGCAACCTTCGTTTGGGAGTTCATGTTTACTAGGCCGATGTACAATACGTTGGATATGATAGAGCAACATAAGCTGCTAAACGCGGTGGCTGATCTTGTGGACGCAGGTAAAGTGAAGACAACGGTAACGGAGCGGTTAACGCCAATTAACGCATCTAATCTTCGCCTTGCCCATGCCAAGTTAGAAATAGGTCGAACGATAGGGAAAATAGTGCTAGAACATTTTGAATAG